In Chitinophaga nivalis, a single genomic region encodes these proteins:
- the murI gene encoding glutamate racemase has product MGPIGVFDSGYGGLTVLKEIVADLPQYDYIYLGDNARAPYGNRSFDTIHAYTLSCVQQLFDMGCPLVILACNTASAKALRTIQQKDLPRIAPDNRVLGVIRPTSEMVGTLTQTGEVGILATHGTVSSESYPIEISKFFPHVKTYQLSCPMWVPLIENDEHETEGADYFVKKYIDKILSESDNIDTLVLGCTHYPLLMKKIRKFLPGGITVLSQGKIVAHSLKDYLKRHPEMETRLSKHAEQRFYTTDDPIIFDRMAEIFFGKAVSSEKIKTD; this is encoded by the coding sequence ATGGGACCCATAGGCGTATTTGACTCCGGTTACGGTGGCCTCACCGTACTGAAAGAAATAGTGGCAGACCTGCCACAATACGATTACATCTACCTGGGAGACAATGCCCGCGCACCGTACGGCAACCGGAGCTTTGATACCATACACGCCTATACGCTGTCGTGCGTACAACAGCTGTTTGATATGGGCTGTCCGCTGGTAATACTGGCCTGCAATACCGCTTCGGCTAAAGCACTACGTACGATCCAGCAAAAAGACCTGCCCCGCATTGCTCCGGACAACCGCGTGCTGGGCGTGATACGCCCCACCAGTGAAATGGTGGGCACCCTCACCCAAACCGGTGAAGTAGGCATTCTGGCTACCCATGGTACCGTATCTTCCGAATCGTACCCAATAGAAATCAGCAAGTTCTTTCCGCATGTAAAAACCTATCAGCTCAGCTGCCCGATGTGGGTACCGCTGATAGAAAATGATGAACATGAAACAGAAGGCGCTGACTACTTTGTAAAAAAATATATCGACAAAATTCTGTCAGAATCAGACAACATCGATACGCTGGTATTGGGATGTACCCACTATCCGCTGCTGATGAAAAAGATCCGTAAATTTTTGCCTGGCGGCATCACCGTATTATCGCAGGGAAAAATCGTGGCGCATAGCCTGAAAGACTACCTGAAGCGACATCCGGAGATGGAAACCCGGTTAAGTAAACATGCGGAACAACGTTTTTATACGACAGATGATCCGATTATTTTTGATCGCATGGCAGAAATATTTTTCGGCAAAGCCGTGAGTTCCGAAAAGATAAAAACAGATTAA
- a CDS encoding ABC-F family ATP-binding cassette domain-containing protein, translating into MISVKNVTLSFGKRVLFDEVNLNFTKGNCYGVIGANGAGKSTFLKILSGEIEPNKGTVEITPGERMSVLKQNHFEFDEVTVLNAVLMGNKKLWEIAHERDSIYAKEDFTEEDGMRAGELEAEYGEMGGYTAESDAGVLLGDLGVKEELHSVLMKDIAGSLKVRVLLAQALFGNPDILLLDEPTNHLDVETIGWLENFLADYENIVIVVSHDRHFLDAVCTHVADVDRAKIQIFSGNYTFWYESSQLMARQIADKNKKMEDKRKDLMDFIARFSANASKSKQATSRKKALEKLVVEDIQPSNRKYPGIIFKQQREVGNQILNVEKLEKQVDGRKLFTDVTFSVNKGDKIAFLSKDHMALTTFFEVINNKGQADGGKFEWGTTVTTAYLPNDNAEFFTDKDLNLMDWLRQYVPPHVTDVDEPFLRGFLGKMLFGGDEIMKKTSVLSGGEKVRCMTSRMMLQDPNVLILDEPTNHLDLESIQSFNESMINYKGVVLFTTHDHTFMQSVATRIIELTPKGIIDRLMTFDEYLADERVKALREEMYENAVLA; encoded by the coding sequence ATGATCAGTGTTAAAAACGTAACGCTCTCTTTTGGTAAGAGAGTATTGTTTGACGAAGTAAACCTCAATTTCACAAAAGGGAACTGTTATGGTGTGATTGGGGCCAATGGAGCAGGGAAGTCTACTTTCCTGAAGATATTGAGCGGCGAGATAGAGCCGAACAAAGGCACCGTGGAAATCACCCCGGGTGAGCGCATGAGCGTTCTGAAGCAGAACCACTTTGAGTTTGATGAGGTGACTGTGCTGAATGCCGTATTGATGGGTAACAAGAAGCTGTGGGAAATCGCGCACGAAAGAGATAGCATCTACGCCAAGGAAGATTTTACCGAGGAAGATGGTATGCGTGCCGGTGAACTGGAAGCAGAATACGGCGAAATGGGCGGTTATACGGCCGAAAGTGACGCCGGTGTACTGCTGGGCGACCTGGGTGTAAAAGAAGAGCTGCACAGTGTGCTGATGAAAGATATCGCTGGTAGCTTAAAAGTTCGTGTATTGCTGGCGCAGGCACTGTTCGGTAACCCGGATATCCTGTTGCTGGATGAGCCTACCAACCACCTGGATGTGGAAACCATCGGCTGGCTGGAAAACTTCCTGGCTGACTACGAAAACATCGTGATTGTTGTATCCCACGACCGTCACTTCCTGGATGCGGTATGTACGCACGTAGCAGACGTGGATCGCGCCAAAATCCAGATTTTCAGCGGTAACTATACTTTCTGGTACGAATCATCCCAGTTGATGGCCCGTCAGATTGCCGATAAAAACAAGAAAATGGAAGATAAGCGGAAAGACCTCATGGACTTTATCGCCCGCTTTAGTGCGAACGCTTCCAAAAGTAAGCAGGCTACTTCCCGTAAGAAAGCACTGGAAAAACTGGTGGTGGAAGATATCCAGCCTTCCAACCGTAAGTATCCGGGTATCATCTTCAAGCAGCAGCGCGAAGTAGGTAACCAGATCCTGAATGTGGAAAAACTGGAAAAACAGGTAGATGGCCGCAAACTGTTTACAGATGTAACTTTCTCTGTTAACAAAGGCGATAAAATTGCTTTCCTGTCTAAAGACCACATGGCCCTGACTACCTTCTTCGAGGTGATCAACAACAAGGGACAGGCAGACGGGGGTAAATTCGAATGGGGTACTACCGTTACAACGGCTTACCTGCCGAATGATAACGCGGAGTTCTTCACAGATAAAGACCTGAACCTGATGGACTGGCTGCGTCAGTACGTACCACCGCATGTAACAGATGTGGATGAGCCGTTCCTGCGTGGTTTCCTGGGTAAAATGCTGTTTGGCGGAGATGAGATCATGAAGAAAACTTCCGTATTGAGCGGAGGAGAAAAAGTACGTTGCATGACCAGCCGCATGATGCTGCAGGATCCGAACGTATTGATTCTGGACGAACCTACCAACCACCTGGATCTGGAATCCATTCAGTCTTTCAACGAAAGCATGATCAACTATAAGGGAGTGGTACTGTTCACCACGCATGACCATACGTTTATGCAGTCTGTGGCCACCCGTATTATTGAATTAACACCTAAAGGTATTATTGACCGGCTGATGACGTTTGATGAGTACCTGGCAGATGAGCGGGTAAAAGCGCTGCGGGAAGAAATGTACGAAAACGCCGTATTAGCGTAG
- a CDS encoding carbonic anhydrase has product MTSYKQVFENNRRWVASKLATDATFFEKMADSQKPDYLYIGCSDSRVPTNDIMGLEAGEVFVHRNIANLVCNTDLNVMAVINYAVAHLEVKHIIICGHYNCGGVKAAMQAQDLGILNPWLRNIRDVYRLHMDELNAITDEHTRYNRLVELNVQEQCINVIKTAAVQRSYLERGYPTVHGWVYDLKNGLLKDLEIDFEGLLHEIQKIYDLTGSGLIQKDSI; this is encoded by the coding sequence ATGACATCCTACAAACAGGTATTCGAAAACAACAGACGGTGGGTTGCTTCCAAATTAGCCACCGATGCAACGTTCTTTGAGAAAATGGCAGATTCCCAGAAACCGGACTACCTGTACATTGGTTGCAGTGACAGCCGCGTTCCTACCAATGACATCATGGGACTGGAAGCCGGAGAAGTATTTGTACACCGCAATATTGCCAATCTGGTGTGCAATACAGACCTGAACGTTATGGCCGTAATCAACTACGCCGTTGCACACCTGGAAGTGAAACACATCATCATTTGCGGGCACTACAACTGCGGTGGGGTGAAAGCTGCCATGCAGGCACAGGACCTGGGTATCCTCAACCCCTGGCTGCGCAACATCCGGGATGTATACCGCCTCCACATGGATGAACTCAATGCCATAACGGATGAGCATACACGTTATAACAGACTGGTAGAACTGAACGTACAGGAACAATGCATTAACGTCATCAAAACAGCCGCTGTACAGCGTTCCTACCTCGAACGGGGCTATCCTACCGTACATGGCTGGGTATACGATCTCAAAAACGGCCTGCTCAAAGACCTGGAAATTGACTTCGAAGGCCTGTTACACGAGATTCAAAAAATATATGACCTTACCGGCTCTGGTCTGATACAAAAAGACAGCATTTAA
- a CDS encoding Gfo/Idh/MocA family protein encodes MSDQSRRKFIKHIGSTAALLGIGRLAAMGEVPTLLQPGQRVAANDKIRIACVGMGIMGFGDVQTAIKVPGVEFVGAADLYDGHLTRVKEVFGPQVYTTRDYRELLKRKDIDAIIVATPDHWHDTIAIEAMESGKAVYCEKPMVQQIAEGHRIIATQQRTKAVFQVGSQRVSSIALAEARKRYQAGEIGRLNVVEARMDRHSALGAWQYSIPPDASPATIDFDTFLKDTAKVPFDPVRFFRWRNYQAYGTGIPGDLFVHLISGLHFITGSSGPVSIYASGNLVQWKDGRDVPDTVVAIFDYPETKAHPSFQMTLRVNFADGSGGGEYTRLIGTEGVLQLGWNDFSIKKHKLPEAPGYGGWDTFNTFPQIQQDKFVQQYNAQYGASQRKGEESSQSFAAPKGYDDRLEHFANFFESMRTGKPVIEDATFGLRAAGPALVANESYFGKKLIQWDPEKMVIKKS; translated from the coding sequence ATGTCAGATCAATCACGTCGGAAATTCATTAAACATATCGGCAGTACGGCTGCACTGCTCGGTATAGGCCGGCTGGCAGCCATGGGGGAAGTGCCCACCTTGTTGCAACCCGGTCAGCGGGTGGCAGCAAATGATAAAATCCGTATTGCCTGCGTAGGAATGGGAATTATGGGCTTCGGGGATGTACAAACGGCCATTAAGGTACCGGGAGTGGAATTTGTAGGCGCCGCAGACCTCTACGATGGCCACCTGACCCGGGTGAAGGAAGTATTCGGTCCGCAGGTATACACCACCCGCGATTACCGGGAACTCCTGAAACGGAAGGATATTGATGCCATCATTGTGGCAACACCCGATCACTGGCACGATACCATTGCCATTGAAGCCATGGAGAGTGGAAAAGCCGTGTATTGCGAAAAGCCAATGGTACAGCAGATTGCAGAAGGGCACCGCATTATTGCCACACAACAGCGCACCAAAGCGGTTTTTCAGGTAGGTAGCCAGCGGGTGAGCAGTATAGCCCTGGCGGAGGCACGCAAACGTTACCAGGCGGGTGAAATAGGCCGGCTCAATGTGGTGGAAGCACGTATGGACCGCCATAGTGCCCTGGGCGCCTGGCAGTACTCTATACCACCGGATGCTTCTCCGGCGACGATCGATTTTGATACCTTCCTGAAAGATACCGCCAAAGTACCTTTTGATCCGGTACGCTTTTTCCGCTGGCGCAATTACCAGGCATATGGTACCGGTATTCCCGGCGACCTCTTTGTGCACCTGATATCCGGACTGCACTTCATTACCGGATCTTCAGGGCCGGTGAGCATCTATGCCAGCGGCAACCTGGTGCAGTGGAAAGACGGCAGAGATGTGCCGGACACCGTGGTAGCTATTTTTGATTACCCGGAAACAAAAGCCCATCCTTCTTTTCAGATGACGCTGCGGGTAAACTTTGCAGATGGTAGTGGCGGCGGGGAATATACCCGGCTGATAGGCACGGAAGGCGTATTGCAACTGGGCTGGAATGACTTCTCCATAAAAAAACATAAACTACCGGAAGCACCTGGCTATGGCGGGTGGGATACATTCAATACTTTTCCGCAGATACAGCAGGATAAGTTTGTGCAGCAATACAACGCCCAATACGGGGCCAGCCAGCGAAAAGGGGAGGAGTCTTCCCAGTCTTTTGCTGCCCCTAAAGGCTACGACGACCGGCTCGAACACTTTGCTAATTTCTTCGAATCCATGCGTACCGGTAAACCAGTGATTGAAGACGCGACTTTTGGACTGCGGGCAGCTGGTCCGGCGTTGGTAGCCAATGAAAGTTATTTCGGCAAAAAGCTGATCCAGTGGGATCCTGAGAAGATGGTGATAAAAAAATCGTAA
- a CDS encoding S9 family peptidase: protein MFKNFQGNGMLLLGIVLMMSCNENNRTMNEQASIVPPVAEKIAKELTIHGDKRIDYYYWMNERENPKVVSWLNAENAYLDTMMAPQHKLRETLFDEMKSRIKETDMSVPYLKNGFYYYTRYEEGKEYPVYCRKKGSLEATEEIILNVNELAAGHSYCQVGGVSISPDTRLLAYGIDTVSRRRYTIHIKNLETGEVLKDAIPETTGSATWGNDNKTLFYSRKDTVTLRADRIMRHTLGAAADKEVYHEKDETFDVGVGKTKSGKYLLIVSESTLSSETRILDASTPEGTFQIFQPREKDMLYHIEHRDDKFFVVTNWNALNFRMMETSLAKTAREHWKEVIPNRPDVLLEDLTVFKDYLVLSERKNGLTQIRIINSTTHQEKYLPFAEGAYTASVGINPEMDSKELRYHYTSMITPGSVYDYNMETGKSELKRQQEVLGGYDPKDYASERLYVTATDGAKIPVSIVYKKGFDKNGKSPLLLYGYGSYGNSMDVYFNSTLLSLLDRGFAFAIAHVRGGQEMGRQWYEDGKMFKKKNTFTDFIACADYLVKNNYTGSEHLYAMGGSAGGLLMGAIINMRPELFHGIVAQVPFVDVITTMLDESIPLTTGEFDEWGNPKNKDSYDYMKSYSPYDNVTKKAYPNMLVTTGLHDSQVQYWEPAKWVAKLRELKTDHNLLLLHTNMEAGHGGASGRFAPLKEVALEYAFLLKLEKEAKK from the coding sequence ATGTTTAAGAACTTCCAGGGTAATGGTATGTTGCTTTTGGGAATTGTGTTAATGATGTCTTGTAATGAAAATAACCGTACTATGAATGAACAGGCTTCTATTGTGCCTCCTGTAGCAGAAAAAATTGCGAAAGAACTCACTATACACGGAGATAAACGAATCGATTATTATTACTGGATGAATGAGCGGGAAAACCCTAAAGTGGTATCCTGGCTCAATGCCGAAAATGCCTATCTGGATACGATGATGGCGCCCCAGCATAAACTCCGGGAAACGCTCTTCGATGAAATGAAATCGCGTATCAAGGAAACCGATATGAGTGTGCCTTATCTCAAAAACGGTTTTTATTATTATACCCGTTATGAAGAAGGGAAAGAATATCCTGTTTACTGCCGTAAAAAAGGTAGTCTGGAAGCAACCGAGGAAATAATCCTCAACGTAAATGAACTGGCTGCCGGTCATAGCTATTGTCAGGTAGGCGGGGTGAGTATCAGTCCCGACACCCGGTTGCTGGCTTATGGTATAGATACCGTTAGCCGCAGACGATACACCATTCATATCAAAAATCTGGAAACAGGAGAAGTACTCAAAGACGCTATTCCGGAAACAACGGGATCTGCCACCTGGGGCAATGATAATAAAACACTCTTCTATAGCCGTAAAGATACCGTTACCCTCCGGGCCGACCGGATCATGCGGCATACATTAGGCGCAGCAGCAGATAAGGAAGTATACCACGAAAAGGATGAAACCTTTGATGTGGGAGTGGGTAAAACCAAATCCGGTAAATATCTCCTTATCGTGAGCGAGAGTACGTTGTCTTCTGAAACACGTATTCTGGATGCCAGCACCCCGGAAGGTACCTTCCAGATTTTTCAGCCGCGTGAAAAGGATATGCTCTATCACATAGAGCACCGCGATGATAAGTTTTTCGTTGTCACCAACTGGAACGCCCTGAACTTCCGGATGATGGAAACTTCCCTGGCGAAAACAGCGCGGGAACACTGGAAAGAAGTCATTCCCAACCGCCCGGATGTATTATTGGAAGACCTCACCGTCTTCAAAGACTACCTGGTGCTGAGCGAGCGTAAAAACGGTCTGACACAGATCCGTATTATCAATTCCACCACACACCAGGAAAAATACCTGCCTTTCGCGGAAGGCGCCTATACGGCCAGTGTAGGCATAAATCCGGAAATGGACAGCAAAGAACTGCGTTATCATTACACGTCCATGATTACACCTGGCTCCGTGTATGATTATAACATGGAAACCGGTAAGAGTGAACTGAAAAGACAACAGGAAGTATTGGGTGGCTACGATCCGAAAGACTACGCATCTGAAAGACTGTATGTAACCGCTACCGATGGTGCGAAAATTCCGGTATCCATCGTATACAAAAAAGGTTTTGATAAAAACGGAAAAAGTCCGTTGCTGCTGTATGGCTATGGCTCTTACGGCAACAGCATGGATGTGTATTTTAATTCAACGCTCCTGAGTTTACTGGATCGCGGTTTCGCCTTTGCGATTGCACATGTGCGCGGCGGACAGGAAATGGGACGGCAATGGTATGAAGATGGTAAGATGTTTAAAAAGAAAAACACCTTCACCGATTTCATTGCCTGCGCAGATTACCTGGTGAAAAACAACTACACCGGTTCCGAACACCTGTATGCGATGGGCGGTAGTGCGGGCGGACTGTTAATGGGTGCTATCATCAATATGCGGCCGGAACTGTTCCATGGTATAGTGGCACAGGTACCTTTTGTAGATGTGATTACTACTATGCTGGATGAAAGCATTCCGCTAACGACCGGCGAATTTGATGAGTGGGGCAATCCTAAAAATAAAGACTCCTACGATTACATGAAGTCTTATTCGCCTTATGATAATGTCACAAAGAAAGCTTATCCCAATATGCTGGTCACAACAGGATTGCACGATTCTCAGGTGCAATACTGGGAACCTGCCAAGTGGGTAGCTAAATTAAGAGAACTGAAAACAGATCATAACCTGCTGCTGTTGCATACCAATATGGAAGCGGGGCATGGCGGGGCTTCCGGCCGGTTTGCTCCTTTGAAGGAAGTAGCGTTGGAATATGCTTTCCTGTTGAAGCTGGAGAAAGAAGCTAAAAAATAA
- a CDS encoding TonB-dependent receptor domain-containing protein, which yields MKFFLPLLLFITVVMSAFAQTTTVVKGIITDKQTGQPLVGASVKLKGAAFTAVATTGLDGSFVFKQVPAGDYAIHLKDMGHAELTETIQCKADVANNYNFSLEGKDRSLQTLTVKGKGDKTSDRAVRKTVQNADMVLNAVSAQAIEVSPDITIANVMQRVSGVSLERSNNGDGQYAIIRGMDKRYQYTLINGVKIPSPDNKNRFVPLDIFPADLIDRLEVYKALTPNMEGDAIGGATNMVMKDAPNRFVLQANAAIGQAQTLFNQDFTRFDRSGSTSSSPRISNGKDYTATGRDFTNNPLHLTTGKAPLSSVFGISAGGRSKNGKLGAIAGISYQNSYRYNETLFLETEIDKRTNKPMFTSAKSRQYSIRQQRTGLHGKVDYRFNDDQQVSLYAAYMNLGQDQFRFSSDTSLELGRVGPGTGRIGNTYRSERMVQQITNFTLQGDHKLASRLRVNWSAVYSKATSNTPDRTSLNLSTGVTPQPDKQLKQEPSFLDALNGVTHEWARNEDEDKTGYLNFVYTPTILGIPATFTAGGMYRDKQRNSVYDQYKLRPDSATQHFKNNIDEHPLTVFNGAGSADNALNYHFTEKTGAYYGQVKFQIGRLQTLAGVRVEHTNSSWLSNVSEKIAGKSGTLKYTDVLPSIHFKYMPDSKRNIRLSYYEAISRPGFYEVIPFDGGDPDADYTEKGNPYLKRATSNNFDLRYEFFPKALDQVLAGVFYKRIKDPIETALIQDNRTIYLMSGNFGTANNYGFELDVTKFIRQFGIRANYTFTKSTISSDKVQAYREDDGNVTQKTVSQHRPLQGQSQHIANVSLLYKDTKSALDAQLAMVYTGERIDKVSPFLDSDIWQKGFVQLDFSAQKRIWKNLYAYTKIGNLLNTPYELFIKSKNGDDVAGVPHQEPGKNIFIRKNSYGQTYLLGLRFKL from the coding sequence ATGAAGTTTTTTTTACCACTGCTCTTATTCATCACGGTTGTTATGAGTGCATTTGCACAAACAACTACCGTTGTAAAGGGAATTATCACTGACAAACAAACCGGCCAGCCGCTGGTAGGGGCGTCAGTGAAGCTGAAAGGCGCCGCTTTTACCGCTGTTGCTACCACCGGACTGGATGGCAGCTTTGTATTCAAACAGGTACCTGCCGGCGACTATGCCATTCACCTCAAAGACATGGGGCATGCGGAACTGACAGAAACAATTCAATGTAAAGCCGATGTTGCCAACAACTATAACTTCTCTCTGGAAGGGAAAGACAGATCACTGCAAACGCTGACAGTGAAAGGGAAAGGTGATAAAACCAGCGATCGTGCAGTCAGAAAAACCGTGCAGAATGCAGACATGGTACTCAACGCTGTATCAGCACAGGCCATCGAAGTATCGCCCGATATTACCATTGCCAACGTGATGCAACGGGTATCCGGCGTATCTCTGGAAAGAAGCAACAACGGCGACGGACAATATGCCATTATACGTGGTATGGATAAAAGATATCAATACACCCTGATCAACGGCGTGAAGATACCCAGCCCGGATAATAAAAACAGGTTTGTACCACTCGACATTTTTCCTGCCGACCTCATAGACCGGCTGGAAGTATATAAAGCACTTACGCCCAATATGGAAGGAGACGCCATCGGCGGCGCTACCAACATGGTGATGAAAGATGCGCCCAACCGGTTTGTACTGCAGGCCAACGCTGCTATCGGTCAGGCACAGACGCTTTTCAACCAGGACTTCACCCGCTTCGACCGCAGTGGCTCCACCTCCTCCTCTCCCCGCATCAGCAATGGGAAAGATTATACTGCCACCGGCCGCGACTTCACCAACAATCCCCTGCACCTGACTACGGGTAAAGCACCCCTGTCTTCCGTGTTTGGCATCAGTGCGGGCGGACGCAGCAAAAACGGTAAACTGGGCGCCATTGCGGGTATCAGCTACCAAAACAGCTACCGCTACAATGAAACATTATTCCTGGAAACAGAAATCGATAAAAGAACCAACAAGCCAATGTTTACCTCTGCCAAAAGCAGACAGTACTCCATCCGGCAACAACGTACAGGGCTACACGGAAAAGTAGACTACCGCTTCAATGATGACCAGCAGGTATCCCTGTATGCTGCTTATATGAACCTGGGACAGGACCAGTTCCGTTTCAGCTCAGACACCAGTCTGGAACTGGGCCGCGTAGGCCCGGGCACCGGCAGAATCGGCAACACCTACAGAAGTGAACGGATGGTACAGCAAATCACCAACTTCACCCTGCAGGGCGATCACAAACTGGCTTCCCGCCTGCGGGTAAACTGGTCGGCTGTATACTCCAAAGCTACCTCCAATACACCGGACCGTACTTCCCTGAACCTCAGCACCGGCGTTACACCACAGCCAGACAAACAGCTGAAACAAGAGCCATCTTTCCTGGATGCCCTCAATGGCGTTACCCATGAGTGGGCCCGCAATGAAGATGAAGATAAAACCGGTTACCTGAACTTCGTATATACACCAACGATATTGGGTATCCCCGCTACTTTCACCGCAGGAGGTATGTACCGCGACAAGCAACGTAACAGTGTATACGACCAGTATAAATTACGGCCGGATTCTGCTACACAGCATTTCAAGAACAACATCGATGAACATCCGCTCACAGTATTCAATGGCGCTGGTAGTGCAGACAATGCCCTGAACTATCATTTCACCGAAAAAACCGGCGCCTACTACGGACAGGTAAAATTCCAGATTGGCCGCCTGCAAACACTGGCGGGTGTGCGTGTAGAGCATACCAACTCCAGCTGGTTATCCAACGTATCTGAAAAGATAGCGGGTAAATCCGGTACTTTAAAATATACCGATGTACTGCCCAGCATTCATTTCAAATACATGCCGGACAGCAAAAGAAACATCCGCTTATCTTACTATGAAGCGATCAGCAGACCCGGATTCTACGAAGTCATTCCTTTCGATGGCGGCGACCCGGATGCAGACTATACCGAAAAAGGTAATCCTTATCTGAAACGTGCTACTTCCAACAACTTTGACCTGCGCTATGAATTCTTCCCGAAAGCACTGGATCAGGTGCTGGCAGGCGTCTTCTACAAACGTATCAAAGATCCGATTGAAACCGCTTTAATACAGGATAACCGTACCATCTATCTCATGAGCGGTAACTTCGGTACCGCCAATAACTACGGCTTTGAACTGGATGTTACGAAGTTTATCCGCCAGTTCGGTATCCGTGCCAACTACACCTTTACCAAATCTACTATCAGCAGCGACAAAGTACAGGCTTACCGCGAAGACGATGGTAACGTTACCCAGAAAACAGTGAGCCAGCACAGACCGCTGCAGGGACAATCTCAGCATATCGCCAACGTATCCCTGCTCTACAAGGATACCAAAAGTGCCCTGGATGCCCAGCTGGCCATGGTATACACCGGTGAACGCATCGATAAGGTATCTCCTTTCCTCGACAGCGACATCTGGCAAAAAGGATTTGTGCAACTGGATTTTTCTGCACAGAAAAGAATCTGGAAAAACCTGTACGCCTATACGAAAATCGGCAACCTGCTGAATACACCGTATGAGTTATTCATCAAGAGTAAAAACGGCGACGATGTAGCCGGCGTACCTCACCAGGAGCCGGGTAAAAATATCTTCATCCGTAAAAATTCCTATGGTCAGACTTACCTGCTGGGTCTTCGTTTCAAGCTTTAA
- a CDS encoding phytase — MGYKPFLPTVVTAVLLTACGQSQKKIPAAAPDAVKPVFITPATTYDSDDPAIWINKKDSSQSLIIGTDKNTDGALYVYNLEGKLVKKISGLKRPNNVDIAYGLLLNGVPTDIAVATERETNQLRIYRLPDMAPIDNGGIPVFEGEAERGPMGISLYTRAADSAIFAIVSRKSGPATGYLWQYRLSDNGQGQVTGSVIRKFGAYSGKKEIESVAVDNELGYVYYSDEQTGIRKYYADPAKGDAEIALFGQGDFKVDNEGISIYKSGDSTGYILVSDQDTNSFNVYPRTGNQSTLLAKIPVSAINSDGSDVVSVNLGARYPQGLFVAMSTDRTFHFYDWRDIAARIK; from the coding sequence ATGGGCTATAAACCATTCCTGCCTACCGTAGTTACTGCCGTACTGCTGACTGCCTGCGGCCAATCACAAAAAAAGATTCCGGCGGCAGCGCCGGATGCGGTAAAACCCGTGTTCATCACACCGGCTACTACCTACGATAGCGATGATCCGGCTATCTGGATCAACAAAAAAGACAGCTCACAAAGCCTCATCATCGGTACTGACAAAAATACCGATGGCGCTTTATATGTATACAACCTGGAAGGTAAGCTGGTAAAGAAAATCAGCGGATTGAAAAGACCCAACAATGTGGACATCGCCTATGGCCTGCTCCTGAATGGCGTGCCTACGGATATTGCGGTGGCGACTGAACGGGAGACCAACCAGCTGCGTATTTACCGCCTGCCGGATATGGCCCCTATCGACAATGGTGGCATTCCGGTATTTGAAGGAGAAGCGGAACGCGGCCCGATGGGTATCAGCCTGTATACCCGCGCTGCCGACAGCGCCATTTTTGCGATTGTAAGCCGTAAATCAGGGCCGGCAACCGGTTACCTGTGGCAGTACCGGTTATCCGACAATGGCCAGGGACAGGTAACGGGTAGCGTTATACGTAAATTTGGTGCCTACAGCGGTAAAAAAGAAATTGAAAGTGTTGCCGTAGATAATGAGCTGGGGTATGTGTATTATTCTGATGAACAAACGGGTATACGCAAGTACTATGCTGATCCGGCGAAAGGAGATGCAGAAATTGCCTTGTTTGGTCAGGGAGATTTTAAGGTAGACAATGAAGGTATCAGTATTTACAAAAGCGGCGACAGTACCGGCTATATCCTCGTTTCCGACCAGGATACGAATAGCTTCAACGTATATCCGAGAACCGGCAACCAATCCACCTTACTGGCGAAAATTCCGGTATCTGCGATTAACAGCGATGGTTCTGATGTAGTATCCGTAAACCTGGGAGCGAGATATCCACAGGGACTGTTCGTTGCCATGAGTACCGACCGTACCTTTCATTTCTATGACTGGCGCGATATCGCTGCCCGGATAAAATAA
- a CDS encoding response regulator: protein MEDLNKIVYVVDDDEIFHFIIKKMLGQQENNLVVTSFLCAEEALEQLSAIPQPTLPSLIILDMNMQRMNGWDFIEAYRGLKTSLLSNIPIIMCSSSIDVRDMQKVQHTPELMAYITKPLDKNKLKVIAEYL from the coding sequence ATGGAAGACTTGAACAAAATAGTGTACGTTGTAGACGATGATGAAATTTTTCATTTCATCATTAAAAAGATGTTGGGGCAGCAGGAAAACAATCTGGTTGTAACCTCCTTTCTTTGCGCAGAAGAAGCGCTGGAACAACTATCTGCTATTCCTCAGCCTACCCTGCCCTCTCTTATCATTCTGGATATGAATATGCAACGAATGAACGGATGGGATTTTATTGAAGCCTACAGAGGGCTGAAAACCTCTCTATTGAGTAACATTCCGATTATCATGTGCTCCTCTTCAATAGATGTCCGGGATATGCAGAAAGTGCAGCATACACCGGAACTGATGGCTTACATCACCAAGCCACTGGACAAGAACAAACTGAAAGTTATTGCAGAGTATCTGTAA